The stretch of DNA AAAAATACGTGTGCGCGGTTGGCCGAATCGATGCACCGGAAGAAGAATGGTCTTATTACACGAACCAGAAGGAACTGGATGAAGTCTATTATTTTTTCGAAAAAGAACTGCACACAATGGATATTCCCTGCGACTTATTTACAAAAGGAGACACCGTAATCATTCTGTCAAAAGTACCCGATCATATGAAAGACACCCATTTATTTACGGCTTCTTTTTTAGAAAAGCTGCAAAGCCGGCTCAGCCGGGAACATAACATGACCATTTCTTTTGGTGTCAGTCATTTATGCTCTTCTCTCCTATTTGTCCAGCAGGGGTATAAAGAAGCGCGCGATGCCTTAAAAACAAATCGGCTGTCCAGCGGCCCTTCCTCCATTCACTTCCACCGGACAAAGGATGTAAACGAGCTGCTGCGGATGCTACCGCCAAAAGACTTAAGCCAGTTTTATAAACACACAGTCCAGCAGTTAAAGCTGAATAATCTAGAAGAAGAAAGATCGCTGCTGGAGACACTGTTTGTTTATATGGAAAGCCATTGCCATATTTCCGAAACGGCCAAGCGGCTGTTTGTCCACCGTAACACAGTTGTGTACCGGCTGGAGAAATGTGAAGAGCTGCTCGGTATTTCGTTGAAAGACCCTGATTTTTCCCTGCAGGTCCGCCTCGCCCTCCGTATCAAACACCTGCTGAATGCTTGAAAAAGCTCGGGAGCTGTCCCGGGCTTTTTCATATGCAGGAATTCCAACTTCGTCCAAAGAAAGCGAAATACTCATCCGTCGGACAACAATAGCCTTGAGCGCGCTCTCTAAATGATTTTTTACATTCATAAAGGAACCGGCTTTTTCAAAGCCGCTTACGAATGTACTTCCTTCCCAATCATTCACCTGAATAATCACGTTTTCCGAGTAACAGAAAAAAACAATGTAAGGTTTTCTTCCACTTCAGTTGAAGCGTCTCCCGCTTCCTCTTATTCTAATGATAAGATACCTTTTTCGTATATCCCCAGCGATACGGGCTGGGGGTCTCTACTTGGGACCGTAAATTCCAGGCTACGAAAAATCAGCATGGGCGCTGGTTTTTTCGTGGCTTTTTTTATTGACTGGGAGGGATGGAGATGGGAAGTTTACTTATTAAAAATGCTCAAATCGTAACGATGAATGCGCAGGAAGAGATTATAAACGGAGATATTCTTATTCGGGACAGCCGGATTGAAGCAGTCGGGCCGGCTTTGGACGAAACGCCGGCTGACCGCGTGATTAACGCTTCAGGCCGAACCGTGATCCCCGGCTTTGTTCAAACCCATGTGCACCTATGCCAAACACTGTTTCGCGGCAAAGGTGATGATCTTGAATTGATGGACTGGCTGAAAAAGCGGATTTGGCCGCTTGAAGCGTCCCATGATGAAGAATCTGTTTATTATTCCGCGATGCTTGGGATCGGCGAGCTTCTGCAAAGCGGCACAACGACGATTGTTGATATGGAAACCGTTCATCATACCGAATCTGCATTTCGCGCGATTGCCCAAAGCGGTATTCGGGCGCTCTCCGGTAAAGTTATGATGGATAAAGGCAGTGAAGTGCCGCTTGCCCTGCAGGAAAACACAGCAGCATCCATCCAGGAAAGCGTGGACCTGCTGGAGAAATGGCACATGTACGACAGCGGGCGCATCCAATATGCTTTTTCACCGCGCTTTGTCGTTTCCTGTACAGAGGAATTATTGAAAGAGGTACAAAAACTGTCTGTCCACTACAACGTCCATGTGCATACCCATGCTTCCGAAAACAGGGGGGAAATCGCTATTGTTGAGCAGGAAACCGGGATGCGCAATGTTATATATCTTGATCATCTCAGTCTTGCCAATGAACGGCTTATTCTGGCCCACTGCATCTGGCTGGACGAAGAAGAAAAGCGGATTATTCGGGAGAAAGGTGTGCATGTCAGCCATTGTCCGGGCTCGAACTTAAAGCTTGCATCCGGTATTGCCGATGTTCCTGAGCTGCTTGATGCCGGTTCATCCGTAAGCCTTGGAGCAGACGGTGCTCCGTGCAACAACAACCTCGATATGTTCAATGAAATGCGTCTTGCCGCCTTGATTCAAAAACCGATCCACGGTCCGACTAGCATGAACGCCCGCACCGTTTTCCGTATGGCTACAATCGGCGGCGCCCGGGCTGTTGGAATGGGGCATGAAATCGGCAGTATTGAAGCCGGAAAAAGGGCAGACCTGGTGATGTTAAACTTAAATCATTTCCACACCTTCCCTTCTTACGATGTAGATCCTGTCTCACGCATCGTTTATTCTGCTACCCGTGCGGATGTGGAAACGACCATTGTCGACGGGCGAATTGTCATGGAAAACGGCATGATGAAAACGATCGACAAAACGACTGTGCTAAGAGAAGCAGATGCGTCGATTAAACGGCTGCTCAAAAAAACAACAATCATGCATTAAACTCATCCAAAAAGCGGTCCGGCCAAAGATTTCGCCCGAACCGCTTTTTGTCTATTAAAACGAGTCAGCTCTCCTCGCGAATCCACACGGCCATTTCACCCGGCTCGCGGTTGCACCAGGCAAAGTAAGGAATGGCTTTGATAGAAACACCGACAGAGTGCTTATGAACGGGCTGATATAATGCCTCTCCCCATAACTCTTCCCTTTCCCGGACACCTTCTCCCTCGATCACAACGACTCCGCTCAGTACATCCGGCTTGAACGCAGCAGAAAACACAGAATGCTTATTTATTTTAATCGAAGACAGCTCTTTTCCGTTATCCGCTTCCTCCAGGCAATATACGACCGGTCCGCGCTGCAAAGCGGCTTTCCCGGCGTTTTCTCTTACTTTTGGATTCGCCCGGATCTTTTCTACCGGCATAGGAAACAGAAGCTCAATTTGATCTCCCTGCATCCACTTACGCTTCAAATATGCGTAACCTCTTTTTACAAAAGCCTCATAATCTATTTTTTCACCATTTACTCGAAGTTCAGCCTGTTTACACCAGCCCGGAATGCGAAGCGCAAAGGTAAAAGTCCCCTCCTCATCAGGCATAACTGTCAGCTTCACGGTTTCATCCCACGGATAGCTTGTTTCCTGATGGATCGCGACCTGCTGTCCATTCAGTTCAACAGCCGCTTTATTGCCTGCATACTGGTGTACGTGCAATTCATCCTGCCGGACTGTATACATATATTGGCCAATCGATGAAAGCAAGCGCGCCAAATTAGGTGGACAGCATGCACAGCTGAACCATTTTTGCCGGACGGTTTTAACGTGATGGTGATCCTGGCGGTAACGGCTCGTCTCGGGCTTTACCTCCAGCGGATTCACATAAAAAAACTTTTTTCCATCCAAGTCCATTCCGCTGATCGTTCCGTTGTAAAGAGCCCGCTCCATCACATCGGCATACTTTGCGTCTGCCTGGAGTTCAAGCATTCTCTTTGCCCAGAAAACAAGGCCAATCGACGCGCACGTTTCTGTATAAGCGGTTCCGTTCGGCAGGTCATAGTCAGTTGAAAATGCTTCGCCAAATTCCATTGATCCAATGCCGGCAGTAATGTACATTTGTTTCGTCGTGACATTCTCCCACAAATCCTCACACGCTTTTTTTAATGTTTCATCATTCAGTCTGAGCGCAAGGTCCGCCATCGCCGTGTACATATACATCGCCCGGACAGCATGCCCAACCGCTTTTTTTTGCTCCCGGACCGGTACATGGGCTTGATGATAACCATAGCTTTCATTCCAAAAAAACGGACGATCATCCCCTCGCTTTTCTCTTTCCATATCAAAAAAGTGCGGCTGCTGCCCGCGTTCGTCAATAAAATAGCGGCTTAAATTCAAATACTTTTGATCACCTGTCACATCATACAGCTTCACAAGCGCCAGCTCGATTTCCTGGTGCCCGTCGTACCCGCGGATTTTGCTCTCTTCCCGGCCAAACGTTTCATCAATATAATCGGCGAATCGGCACATCATATCCAAAAAGGCTTTTTTCCCAGTCGCCCGGTAATAAGCTACGGCTGCTTCTATCATATGGCCGGCACAATAAAGCTCATGCTGGTCCCGCAGATTACTCCAGCGCCCATTTGGCTCTTTTACCGTAAAATATGTGTTCAAGTAGCCATCTTTTTGCTGTGCCCGGCCAATTAAAGCAATGACCTCGTCTGCCGCCTGCTCCAGCGCTTCATCCCGTTCATTTTCCAAACAGAATGCTGCTGCTTCAAGCCATTTCGCTACATCACTGTCTTGAAAAACGAAACCGTGAAACTCGCCCGCCGCTTCTCCCGCGGCGATTTTAAAGTTTTGAATTGCGCGGCTCGGCACAGCACCCGGAACGCGATCGTTTAATGCTTCCCACTGATAAGGGAGAACTTCCCTCCGGACCACATCCATATACCGCTTCCAGAACAAATCTGTTACTTGAACAGATACATCGTTTTTAATTTTTGTATGCGCCATTTTTCATCCCCCATTTTTGTACCGCGTTTGGTTCAATGATTAGCTAAAACTGACCTTATCCATTCTTCCTTTTTGTTTGAAAAGCGCTTTCAATAGAATTCTTGTTCAAAGAATAGCATATTGATACAATAAAAATCAGTAAATGAAAGCGCATAATTTGTGGACGAAACTGACTATGTTTCGATTCAAAAAAGAGGGATGAAAATGTTGAAGGAATATATACATGCATCAATCCAACAGCCAGTTCGATACAGGCTGGGCGGAAAATTTGTTACGGATATCCCCTGGACACATATGAAACGCTCAACGGGCGATTACGAGCTCATTATCGCTCTTCATGAAACGCTGTATATTCAATGTGAATCCACCCAATTTGAAGTACAGCCAGGTGATGCGCTTCTTTTGCCGCCCGATAAAATACATCAGGGCTTTCACGAATGCCCGCCTGGAACCTCTTTTTACTGGTTTCACTTTTTGTTTCCAGACGAAAGAGAAGCGCCCGTGATAAACGAGCAGGAGCTGGACCAGCACATTAAAGCGCGTCAAACAAAACCAAGGTTCCAGCACGGAGATACAGACATCTTTCTTCCGTTTTTCTCTACGCCCAAACAAATTGAGCGGCTGACCATTTTGTTTACCCAGCTTCTCGATGTAGCAAACGGACATTACGGTCACAGCCGGGCGGCTGATTATCTGGCTACTTCCCTTCTGATTGAATTGTCTGAGCAGACGGTTAAAAATTTTCACCTTACTTCTGAACAAACGAGTACAGACAGAAAAATCGCTTCTATTTTGGAATGGATTCGCCTTCATTCGCTTGAAAAGCTGTCAACCGGCATGATAGCCGATCAGTTCAACTATAACCGTGACTATTTATGCCGCTTTTTTAAAAAAGAAACGGGCTGGACGGTGCAGTCGTACATTCATATGCTGAAGCTTTCCAAAGCGAAGGATTTACTTACTCTTTCGGATGAAAGCATTGGAAGCATCGCCCGGACAGTTGGCATTTCAGATGAACGGTATTTTATGAGGCTGTTTAAGCACTATGAAAAGCTGACGCCCTCTGAATACCGCAAAGCTTACCCTCGTATTCAGCTCAATAAAGAATAAAAGGTGGGCAGAACCGGCTTGAGCAGATTCTAAACCTTTCAGACCATGATTTTTCTTTACCGCTCCACCAAAAACAAAACCGGCTTAAACGGTAAGGTTTAAGCCGGTTTTCATGACTATTAGAGGCGGTACACACGTGTTTCATATGGGTGCAGCACCAATTCACGAGCCGGACTGTCTTCCTGCACTTTATAATTGTGCAGCAGCAGCTGAGCGGCATCATAAGAGACACCTTCCTGCTTCGGAACCGGTACTGGCTGATCTGACAAGTTAGCAAGCACGATTACCCGGTCGCTTCCGAGAGTGCGTGTGTATGCAAATAAGCGTTCGCTTTCCTCGATCACTTCTTTGTAAGCACCGTACGTAAACACGTCGTGCGCTTTTTTCATGCGAATCATTCGTTTGTAAAAATGTAAAATAGAGCGTTCATCCTGCTGCTGCGCTTCTACGTTAATGCGCGTATAGTTGTCATTCAGTTTGATCCACGGCGTTCCCGTCGTAAAGCCGGCATTACTCTCGGCCGACCACTGCATCGGCGTGCGTGAATTGTCACGGCTTGAATTCCAAATAATTTGCATCATTTCATCATGGTGAATGCCGGCTGCAGTGCCAAGCCGGTACATGTTTTTCGTACGGACGTCGTTATAATCTTCAATGCTTTCGTATTTTACATTGGTCATGCCAATTTCCTGCCCCTGATAAATAAAAGGCGTTCCCTGCATTAAAAAGTAAACCGCCGCAAAAGCCGTGGCGCTTTCATACCAGTATTCCCGGTCGTTGCCCCATGTGGAAACAACGCGCGCTTTATCATGATTTTCAATGAACAGCGCATTCCAGCCTTTGTTTTCGAGCGCTTTTTGCCACTTTGTCATCACTTTTTTGTATCCTGGAATATCCAGGCCTGTTTCTTTTTCAGCATTCCAAAGCTCAAGATGTTCAAATTGAAAAATCATATTGAATTTCCCTTTTTCTTCACCGACCCATTCATCGACGTCTTCCGCTGTTACACCGTTTGCTTCACCGACTGTCATAATGTCGTACTTAGCGAACGTTTCGGCCTTTAATTCTTCAAGAAACGGCTGAATGCCTTCTACATTCATATGGTAATCATAAGAAGGCACATACTTCATTTCTTTCGGATTCGGCAAATCAGGCAGTCCCTCTTTTTTCTTAATATGGCTGATTGCATCAACCCGGAAGCCGTCGATCCCTTTGTCGAGCCACCAGTTAACGGTTCCGTAAAGGGCCTGGCGCACTTCTGGATTTTCCCAGTTTAAATCTGGCTGCTTTTTTGAAAACAGATGCAGGAAAAACTGGTCTGTGATCCGATCATATTCCCACGCCGAATCGCCAAAAATACTTTCCCAGTTATTCGGCTCCCCTCCACTTTTGCCATCGCGCCAAATGTACCAGTCGCGTTTTGGATTGTCCTTAGAGGAACGGGATTCAATAAACCATGGATGTTCGTCACTCGTATGGTTGATCACGAGGTCAAGAATCAGCTTCATTCCCCGTTCATGTACAGCTTCCAGAAGCTCGTCAAAATCACCCATCGTCCCAAACTCATTCATAATTTCTTTATAATCGCTAATATCATATCCATTATCATCATTCGGCGATTCAAACATCGGACAGATCCAGATTACATCAATGCCAAGATCTTTTAAGTAGTCCAGTTTGGAGATTACCCCTTTAATATCTCCAATTCCATCTCCGTTCGAATCCATAAAGCTGCGCGGATAAATTTGATATGCGACCGCTTCTTTCCACCATACTTTGTTCATATGACGACCCCCGTATCCTCTCGTATACTTCTTACGTGTATTTTAGCATGGAAAACAGAAAAACATGTGTGAATATCCCGCTTTCCTCTGACCCTTCTTTTTTGTTTTTGCTGTTTGATACGCCCTAGTATAAACTAGACGAAAAACCAATGCAATCGTTTTCACAAAAAATAAATTCAATATTCTTTAGTGAATATTTATCTTTCTGTTAAAACAAGCGAAATACATAAAAGAAATCCGTTCTTTTAAAATTATTCTTGCTAAATGAAAGCGCATTTATTAGAATAAGGTCCATGCAAACGTTTTCGTTATGTTTTACTATTATATCTAATCAAGGAGAGAATGGGGTATGAAAAAGTTAACGTCTTTTGATTTTTGGCAAAAACTTGGAAAAGCGCTGCTCGTCGTCGTTGCCGTGATGCCTGCAGCCGGGATTATGATATCCGTCGGTAAACTGATTGCCATGATAAGCGGTGATATCAGCTTTGTGCAAACCGCAGCACACGTGATGGAAGACATCGGCTGGGCCATTATTGGCAACTTACATATTTTATTTGCGGTTGCCATCGGAGGATCCTGGGCAAAGGAACGGGCCGGCGGCGCATTTGCAGCCCTTTTAGCTTTTGTTCTGATTAACCGGGTGACCGGTGCTTTATTTGGTTTAAATAGTGATATGCTTAGTGATCCAAAAGCATCTGTCTCATCCTTTTTTGGCAGCAAGTTAATTGTAAGCGATTATTTTACTTCTGTGCTCGGTGCTCCAGCGCTTAACATGGGCGTGTTTATTGGTATTATTTCCGGTTTTGCCGGAGCCGTGATTTTTAATAAATATTATAACTTCAGCAAACTGCCAGCTTCTCTTGCTTTTTTCAACGGAAAACGGTTTGTGCCTTTTGTGGTCATTGCCTGGTCCGTTGTCATAGCCGTTTTGCTGGCGGCCGTCTGGCCGTTTATTCAAGGCGCCTTGAACGAGTTTGGAAAATGGATTGCCACTTCAAAAGATACGGCACCGATTATTGCGCCTTTTGTATTCGGTACACTTGAACGTCTGCTTCTGCCTTTTGGCCTGCATCATATGCTGACGGTTCCGATTAACTACACGTCACTTGGCGGCACGTATACGATGCTGACCGGCTCTTCGGCCGGGCAGGTTGTAGCCGGACAGGACCCGCTTTGGCTTGCCTGGGCGGCAGATTTAAACAATTTAAAAGCAGCGGGCGATATGACGGCGTATCAAGCACTGCTGAACGAGGTAACGCCTGCCCGCTTTAAAGTGGGCCAAATGATTATTTCTACTGCCTCACTTATTGGAATTGCGCTGGCCATGTATAAAAATGTGGACAAAGACAAACGTGCTAAATACAAGCCAATGTTTTTATCTGCCGGACTCGCTGTTTTTTTAACAGGTGTAACAGAACCGATTGAATTTATGTTTATGTTTGCTGCCCCTCTTTTATATGTGGTATATGCGATTTTAACCGGCTTGAGCTTTGCTGCGGCTGATCTGATCAGCCTTCGTCTTCATTCATTCGGGCTGATAGAGTTTTTAACACGCATGCCTATGGCGGCAAAAGCAGGACTGACACGTGATATTTTCAACTTTGTTATTACATGCTCTGTGTTTTTCGCTTTAAACTTTACGATCGCGAATTTCCTGATCAAAAAGTTTAACTTTCCAACGCCAGGCCGGGCGGGCAATTACACAGATGATGAGGAAACAAACGCCAAAGCCGAAAGCGCTGCGCCGGCGGCAGAAGGAACAGCGGCCGCTGCCATCATCCGGCTGCTGGGCGGTACCGATAACATTGAAGATGTGGATGCTTGTATGACGCGGCTTCGTGTGACCGTTAAAGATGTGGACAAAGTATCGGGAGAAGCAGAGTGGAAAAAAACCGGGGCACTTGGTTTAATTTTAAAAGACAAAGGCGTGCAGGCCATTTACGGCCCTAAAGCTGATGTAATTAAATCCGATGTACAGGATTACTTAGGAGTGTAAACATGAATTTACTCACACTGAACTGCCATTCCTGGCAGGAAGAGAACACCCTCCCAAAGCTAACGGAACTCGCTCAAACGATTGCCGAAAGATCATACGATGTTGTGGCACTTCAGGAGGTAAGCAAGTCGGATAAAGCCGGGCACGCGAATTACGCGGAGCTGCTTGTGCAAAAACTGCATGACCTCGGTGAAATGGGTTACACATTCATTTGGGATATGTCGCACTTCGGCTATGAGATTTATGAAGAAGGCGTGGCCATCATTACGAAGCATCCTGTAAAAAGCCATGATTCTTTTTTTATTACAGACCAGTACGACATGGATAACTGGAAAACACGTAAAATTGTTCAAGCTGTGATCGATATCAACGGTGAGCCTGCCTCTTTTTTCTCCTGTCACCTCGGCTGGTGGCAGGACGAGGAGGAACCCGCAAAAAAACAGCTTGACCGCCTCCTGGCCAGGGCTGCATCCAAAGAGCTTACCTTTTTGATGGGTGACTTTAACGGGGATGCCGCTGTGCGAAATGAAAATTACGATTATCTGTTAGCAGCCGGGTTTTGGGACACGTACACCCTTGCTTCCGAGAAAGATGAAGGATACACCGTTAAAGGAACGATTGACGGCTGGGATGGAAACAAAAAAGATCTGCGAATTGATTATATCTTTGTGAATAAGCCCATCGAGGTCATATCATCCAAAGTGATTTTTAATGGTATCCATAAACCGGTTGTATCCGATCACTTCGGCGTTGAAGTGGTCATCCGCTAAAAAGAAAGGCGTTCTCCTGCGGGGAAAACGCCTTTTTCTTATGACAGTCCTTTTTCGCGTACGGCTTGCAGCCAGGTCCGCGCCATCAGTGTATTTCCTGTTGAGTTCATGTGAACCCCGTCTGTCGTCAGCTTGTGCTCACCTTCCGCACTTACATACTCGATGAAAGCTCGGTGCATCGGCACAAGCACAGCACCATATTCGCCGGCCAGCTTTTGAACAATCTCAACATAAGGCTTCAGAAGCTCGTTGCCTTCGGAGCGCGGATCTTCTTCAATAATCGTCGGTTCCATTAACACAAGCCGGATGCCCTCAGATTGATCAAGTAAACTACGGTATACCTGTTCAAATTTCCCGGGTAATATTTGATTCATCTCTTTTGAATCAAGCTGTCGCCATACATCGTTGATTCCGATTGATATGGACAGGACTGTTGGCCGTTCGTTTAACACATCCTGCTCCCACCGCTCTTCCAGATCGGTTACCCGATTGCCGCCAACCCCTTTATTAATAATGACAGGTGCGTTCACAGGCGACTCGCAAATAAGCTGATCACGAATCATCCTTACATACCCATCCCCCAGCTCTTCCGGCTCTGCCCGGCGTCCGGAATCGGTAATGCTATCTCCAATAAATACAATCCGGTCTTCCTTCGTCAACATTTCTATTCCTCCTTTAACAAAACTGCTTTTTCCAGCTCACTTTTATTAAGATGCCCGCATGCTTTAAGCTGAATTCGCCCGTTCCACTTATACCGGTCTTTCCCCCATCAGCTCTTCCATATTCAGAAAAACAGCCCGTTCATGGGGTGACTGATTCGGCGCATGAATAGCCAGCCGCCTCTTGCCGGTAAAATCCCGAAAAATCATTCCATGGCCGCCGTCTTGATCAAGCAGCGGTTCTGCCTCATGAATCCACGGTCCCTCAACAGCTCCTGATAGGGACCGGGCAATACCGACTGCATAGCCTTTTTCACTATAGCTCGACCAAATCATTTCAAGCTCTCCATTTTCTGTTTCGTAAAGAAACGGACCATCTGTAATGTAATTGGCTTCCCTCACCGGCTTTGTCCATGGCGCCTGGGAAGCTGTGAATAATAAAACCGGTTCGCCGTGTACAGCCTGAAAATCTTTGGATAACCGCAGGGCATACATCTCTCCGTCTTTTACTTGAAGCCATTCACGGCAAAAAACCATCCAGGGAATGCCCTTTTTATCCATAAACAAAGTTCCGTCAAGGCATTCCCATTCTTTCGGTGTAACCGGCCTCTCCGTCAGCGGCTTAAAAGGGCCGAGCGCAGATTGAGCTTTTAAAATCTGTGTGCCCCGGCACCGTTTATCTGATTTGAACGTAGCCAGCATATAATAAGCGTTCTTCCATTCGTACACTTCCGGCGCCCAAAAGTGCTGATCCGCCCAAAAACGGGGCGGCGGCTGAAAAGCCTGAAACGGCCCTTCCCACTCCTGTAAATCCCCGCTTTGATACACTTGAAAACCGGAAGCAGGGCCTGTCCACACATTTTCATCCGTTGTTCCGTAAAGATAATAGGTTTTTGCTTGCTGATCCGCCACCACAAATGGATCCCGAATCCGAATATCACTTGTTCTCATGCTTATGTTTCCTCCCGCAGGCAAAATGAAAATAAAGCATTCCGGTCACAGGTAAGTACCCCGTCTTGCAGCTCAAGCTTTGCTGCCTGTAAAGAAGATCTTTTCGACTGGGGATGACGGCTGCGGTCTGGATGTGTAAAGTAAAAAATGTAGGCCTCCCCACCGCTTACATGCATATCCGCATGCAGACCGATTGTTCCGTCATCCTCACGTGTACCGGGCTCATGCAAAATCTTTCCGTTACGGCGCCAATCCTCACCGTTTTCTGACTCATAAACCGCCAGGCCCGACCATTCATCCACAATGAGCCAGTATGTATTCCGCCAAAAAAAGACGTTTGGCCCTTCATGCGGCTGATGGGCTAAAACAGCACCTGCAGGCTTCCACTGGTATAAATCGTCACTGTCAGCGGCGTATGTGGCAGAATCGGCTGCTTCATCCTTATACCACATGCGCCATCTGCCATCGGGCATTGGATGAATGCATGCGTCAATCACGTAATCGGAGCTCAGCTTCAAAACAGATTGGAATGTCCAAATCC from Domibacillus sp. DTU_2020_1001157_1_SI_ALB_TIR_016 encodes:
- a CDS encoding glycosyl hydrolase, with translation MPKAPLFRDPIYDGAADPVLIWNRQEREWWIVYTSRRASVEGPGVAWVHGTNLGVASSQDGGETWTYRGVLQGLEFEQGQNTFWAPEILWHDGLYHMYVSYIRGVPSEWTGHRRDMVHYTSRNLWIWTFQSVLKLSSDYVIDACIHPMPDGRWRMWYKDEAADSATYAADSDDLYQWKPAGAVLAHQPHEGPNVFFWRNTYWLIVDEWSGLAVYESENGEDWRRNGKILHEPGTREDDGTIGLHADMHVSGGEAYIFYFTHPDRSRHPQSKRSSLQAAKLELQDGVLTCDRNALFSFCLREET